Proteins from one Bacillota bacterium genomic window:
- a CDS encoding sugar phosphate isomerase/epimerase, whose translation MKKGINQWSFPASYAVANCLRLASEAGFDGLELCLAETGEFSLDSSTEDVSRIARAAKQAGLEIPSLATGLYWKYSPTASDPSVRAKAQEIAKKQLEFASLLGADTILYVPGAVNVPWDPSSEVVDYETAYLRAKESLLGIVEYAERVGVAIA comes from the coding sequence GTGAAGAAGGGCATAAACCAATGGTCTTTTCCGGCTTCTTATGCAGTTGCAAATTGCCTGAGGCTGGCCTCCGAGGCTGGCTTCGACGGCCTCGAACTCTGCCTTGCGGAAACGGGCGAGTTTTCACTTGACTCATCGACCGAAGACGTCTCCAGAATCGCGCGGGCAGCGAAACAGGCCGGGCTCGAAATCCCGTCGCTTGCCACTGGGCTTTACTGGAAGTACTCGCCCACGGCTTCGGACCCGTCCGTCCGCGCGAAAGCGCAGGAGATAGCAAAAAAGCAACTCGAGTTCGCTTCGCTGCTCGGGGCAGATACGATCCTGTATGTCCCCGGCGCGGTGAACGTTCCGTGGGACCCGTCCTCAGAGGTAGTTGATTACGAAACTGCCTACCTGCGGGCAAAAGAATCTCTGCTCGGCATCGTGGAGTACGCCGAAAGAGTGGGAGTAGCCATAGCAG